TGTTAGTTGAAAAAGAGAAGGaggacaaagaaaataaaaatgaggaaGTGGAGAGAgtggagagaaaagagaagatgagagtggagagaaaagagaagatgaGAGTGGAGAGAAAAACAATGAGGAAGAGGAGAGAAAAGTGGAGgacaaaagtgagaaaaatgaGGGTGTTAGAGAAgagggaaagaagaaggaaaaacacTCCCATACCCAAAAGTCCTCTCaagaaatgagaaagagaagcaATTCGGGCATTTCATGGatgtcttcaagaaattggagattactaTGCCCTTGACCGAAGCATTGCAACAAATTCCCTCTTATGCTAAACACATGAAACAGTTCCTTAGTAAAAAGAAGAAGTACTTAGAGGAAGGAACAATTGAAGTTCAAGGGAATTGCAGTGCTATTATGCAGAAGACTCTACCCTCAAAATTCAAAGATCCGGGGAGTTTCACCATCCCTTGCACCATTGGGAATTATGAGATAGGGAAAGCACTTGTTGACTTAGGGGCTAGCATCAAtttgatgcccctatctatgctTCACAAGATTGGTGGTTTGGAAGTTAAGTCTACAAGAATGGTTTTGCAAATGGCAGACAAATCCATCAGGCATCCCTATGGTGGGGTTGAAGATGTAGTGATCAAAATTGACAAGCTTCAATTTCCAGTGGACTTTGTAGTTATGAAAATGGGGGAAGATGCAGAAACACCTctcattcttggaagaccttttatgaagacAGCCAAGGTTTTCATTCATGTGGATAAGGGAACTGTGCTATTGAAAGACCAAGATGATGAGGTAACTTTCAATGTCTTTGAAGCTGGGCAGCAAAGTCAAGAGAAGCGGACTAGTCCCAAAGCTAAGAATGAAGTTCTATCAGTGACTAGCCTAATAGGGCAAGCTGCCCAAGTGGTCAACAAGAGGGTCAATTGTTTCTCTCCAAAAGTGGAGGATGATGATGGAGACAAAGAAGAGAAACTTGTTCATCAACACTCCATCGTGGAAAGTGATGAACCCAAACTTGGCAAACCAGTGACGCTCAAGAACAGGTTATGGGTTATCAAGGCACTAAAGGCAAATGGGGTACTTGAAATTGAGGCCCCATATTCAAGGAGAGtcaagttggtgacaagaaaagtgTTGAAATTgtgttggtgtcatgaaaggAAGAAGCACACCAatatcaaaaatcaaatttgagcatcatggtgtcaagctaatgacgttaaacaagcacttgctgggaggcaacccagttttctatcccttctcttatgtgtgttttcttattttttttttgttttgattgtttgaagttGGTTTGATTGTCCTTAGTTCAATTTAGTTGTTTAGGAAGTGTGCTTTTGATTTGAAGTTTGTGTTAAATTGGTGGATTTTGAGTGTTGTGATGTCATGCTGTGATCAGACTCAAATCAAGTTGTTTATGTGTATTCTGGTGTGGTGGTGTTTGGTCAAGTTTAGTTTGTTGAGTTGAGGCATGCTTTAAGTGCttttgttgtcaaaaaagtCAAAACTTAAGTTGGAGAGTTGAAAAACCTTGAAAGTGGACATTTGATTTAGCGttctagcactcaatttcattCCCTAAGAATTTGAACAAGTTTGTATAGTGAAAACACACTAATCTGGGCTGAATTGAATATTTAGAAGTATCAAAATCGAAAAGTCAAAGTTGAGTTGGACCATTTTTCTGTGCTGCAGAATTCTGCAGCAAATCTGCATAATTTGCGCTGGGCGCCACTTATCTCACGCCCAGCGCCACTTCTCACTGCCTCAATAGGAAATGTTGCACTTACCTCATGCCCAGCGCCACTCTTATCGCGCCCAGTGCGAAGCTGCAGACTTTGAGTCTGACTTGGGCCGATCTGCATATTTGGCCCATTTGTCCCACTTGactcattttcactctctgaCCCCCTTCTCTCACAATCTCCTCACTCAAGTCATTACTCTCATCTTCCAATACCACACATTCTCCATTTCAAAACCCTAACCCCCCCTTTCAAACAACCACTCACGCACTACCCACTACCATCAACAACCCCACACTCACTTTCTTTGCCTTCCACTGCAACCCTTCCTCTAATACTCCTCATTCCCACTCTGCAAGCACCTTCTCACTCACCTTTCTTCTCCCAAATCCAACACCATCATCACCAGTGGAGGCTGCTGCTGTCACCCTACTCACGGCCCAAACCCAAGCATTATAACCACCACCCATTCTCAGTTTCTCCACTGCCCACCAAGTGTTCGGTGCATTGCCAAGCTTAGAGGCCACAATTTTGCTGCTGCATTCTCACTTGTCCAAGTCCTCAATTTCACATTTCAACCCTCTCCAACTCAAGTAGGCCATGACACCTTTCtcgttttcaaattttaatttgtgataTGCTTGGTTGTGATTTGTGTGAAATTGGGTGGAGAATTTTCTTGATTTGCCTATGCTTGATTGTTTGTGATTGCTTGAACCTTGGCATGCAACACATCCATGCATATTTGCCTCACCCATTGAGTTAAAAGTGAGCCATCACTGCACATGCAGAATTTTTCTGCATAATGTTTCTGCATAATTCGCGCTGGACGCCACCGTACTGGCGCCAGGCGCCACTGTCCCTGCACCTGAAGCTGGAAAAAGGGGCTTTCCAACAAGCTTTCACGCCCAGCGTGGCCCAGCCCATGCCCAGCGTCAACACCCTGCACCCACAACACTCTTCTTCCATCAATTTTGTTTTGCTCTGTTTTCGCTTTATTTTGTTCTTGCATGTCTTGTTTGTTTATCCTTGTTGTGTTCCCACTATGTTGTGCATTGCTAAGTCGTGGTTGTACATCAAGTTGAAAGTTTGTTGCTCATGGTGTTTCTCTTGAGTATTAACATGTTAAACCATTTGCTTCAAACTTGTATACAGGCATGGCATCATCCTCTAACCCCAAAAGAATCAAGACGATTGGCCACAAGAAGGACAAaggcaaaaagaagaagagcaGCATCTATAGCCACCATTTCCTCTCCAAGAAAAATGAGGACCATTTTCAAGTGATTCAGAACCGTAGACTGTTGATGGAGAGGCAAGTGGAAAAGTTGTATTTGGATGCTCCTGATTTTGGTGATGAGCTTGAGAGGAGGAACTGGGCATGCATCCTTACCTACCCTGAGCCGGCAAGCATAGCAATTGTCAAAGAATTTTACGCGAATGCTCGACATTTCTCTGATGAGGAAGAACCATTCCTCATCTATGTCAGGGGTAGAAGGGTACCATTTGACGCTCTCACCATCAACTCCTTCTTAGGCACTGATTGGCCTCAAGATCTAGCCTCTTGCGAGTATACTGCCGCACGTTCTGATGAGTTTAAGGACGTGGACATTGAGGAGGTGGAGCGTGTTCTTTGTGTTCTGGGGGGGCACTTCCATAGAAACCACAATGGCAAACCTCTTCATATTAAACATTCTCTCCTCACCCCTGTGAACCAGTATTGGGTAGCTCTCATACATGCCAACATTAGCCCCTGCTCACACGTTTTTGATCTCATCACCACTCGTGCTATCCTTCTGTACTTCATCTTGCAGGGTCGGCAGATAAGTTTGGGTCAACTAATCGCTAccgaaaattttgattttgccCAATCTGCTAACCCGAAGGCCCCCCTTGGCTACCCTTCTCTCATCACCTATTTGTGCGCATTAGCTGGGGTGGACACTTCGGAGGCCCCATTCGAGCGGCCACGACAGAAGATTGATGGGGCATACTACAGGCAACACTGCATGTCTAATGCGGCTGGCATTCCCGCTCCTGGTCCTCAGCAGCACCATGAACCCGTCCAGACTCCTCAGCCTGCCCACCAGGACCCACAGGACGCCTTCTCGATGTTGGAGATGCGTCAGATGCTACAACACTTGAGTGCACAGGGCACCTCGGCTGGAGTTGGAGCACAAGCCATGGATGAAGAGGGCACTGAAGAGGTTGATTCAGATGGTGGAACTGAGATCATTGAGGATAACGTGGATGAGGATGACGACTGAAGCTTATGGATCAGGCTTAGTCACTGCACTTCATATTGGGgataccttttatttttctgtcatgtctttaatttcaagtttttattttcaaattctagtTCAGTTTCTCTTTTTAGTGTTTGAACTTGGCTTGAGGGAGTTTGATGACATTGTTTTGATATCAAGTActcttttttattgtgaaaattgttttgtgcttgCTCGATTTCTTTGAGATGATAGGATTGAGATGTGAAGATTTGATTGTGGTTGCTCATAACTGTTTGAGATTATGCTAGGTTTTTCTTGTGGTCAATATATAGGGAATtgtgtttgaaaacaaaaatgtggaacCCTTAGAAACCTAGTGAGATGTTATGCCTCAGAATTTTTGTTGAACGATATCACTTTGGAATCTCAATTGATTTTGCCTGATTGTCTCTATGTGAATCATTTACTTGCTTGTTTCatgtgatcaaggccatcttgttCTTCTATCTTGTCGATGTTTTGAACCCGAGAACTACTGTAACCCTGTGAACCTGGAAGAAACATTGATCCCATTCTTGAGCCTTTTGACCAATATTGCAAACTTTGACCTCCTTACCATGAGTTAAGTGGAGCATTCATTTTGGTAGAGGAAAAtgtttaagtttggggtggttgaggttacaaaaagaaaatgacaagaaaagcaaaaaaaaaaaaaaaaaaaaaaaagaaaaaaaaaaaaaaaaaaaaaaaaaaaaaaaaaagagcaagaaaaagaatcaatagatgaaaagttggaaaaagaattgaGAATTGGTTGTAATTTCTTGAAGTTAAGAAGAGGATTTTGTTGACTTGTGCTGATTTGAATGCTCTCTTAGCTAAAGGTGTTTTGaatctagaaaaaccaaaattccttcttagcccaaccaaaatacaagccttgaaagtccttgtgatgcaaACTTGCAGGTGAATGTATTCATTGTGgtagaaataaaaggaaaagttgaATTGTGTGACCTTGTGTTGCTAAGAGTGAGAAACAAACATCCTTATACACCAGTGCGCTTGAGAGAAACAGTTTCCTTGGTGAGGAAAGGGTTCATGTTAGTGTTGAGAACACTTTCGCCATGTTTGTTGACCCCTCTTAAAACCTGACATATTTATTGTGATTATTGTTCTGTGAGCACCATGGTTGCAATTTTCTCTGTCAAAGATTCATCTTCTCAAAGTTGATTTTACCATGAAGAGCAAGTTTGATTGGATCCTAATTGTCTTGAGTGTTGATTCATTGGAATTGAACTGTCTGTCTAAGCCTTGTTCTCcctttttgcttgaggacaaacaaagtttcaagtttggggttgttgataacggtaatttttaccattatctatggtgcatttttcttgccaaatcaacactcctgaagCTTGAAACANNNNNNNNNNNNNNNNNNNNNNNNNNNNNNNNNNNNNNNNNNNNNNNNNNNNNNNNNNNNNNNNNNNNNNNNNNNNNNNNNNNNNNNNNNNNNNNNNNNNNNNNNNNNNNNNNNNNNNNNNNNNNNNNNNNNNNNNNNNNNNNNNNNNNNNNNNNNNNNNNNNNNNNNNNNNNNNNNNNNNNNNNNNNNNNNNNNNNNNNNNNNNNNNNNNNNNNNNNNNNNNNNNNNNNNNNNNNNNNNNNNNNNNNNNNNNNNNNNNNNNNNNNNNNNNNNNNNNNNNNNNNNNNNNNNNNNNNNNNNNNNNNNNNNNNNNNNNNNNNNNNNNNNNNNNNNNNNNNNNNNNNNNNNNNNNNNNNNNNNNNNNNNNNNNNNNNNNNNNNNNNNNNNNNNNNNNNNNNNNNNNNNNNNNNNNNNNNNNNNNNNNNNNNNNNNNNNNNNNNNNNNNNNNNNNNNNNNNNNNNNNNNNNNNNNNNNNNNNNNNNNNNNNNNNNNNNNNNNNNNNNNNNNNNNNNNNNNNNNNNNNNNNNNNNNNNNNNNNNNNNNNNNNNNNNNNNNNNNNNNNNNNNNNNNNNNNNNNNNNNNNNNNNNNNNNNNNNNNNNNNNNNNNNNNNNNNNNNNNNNNNNNNNNNNNNNNNNNNNNNNNNNNNNNNNNNNNNNNNNNNNNNNNNNNNNNNNNNNNNNNNNNNNNNNNNNNNNNNNNNNNNNNNNNNNNNNNNNNNNNNNNNNNNNNNNNNNNNNNNNNNNNNNNNNNNNNNNNNNNNNNNNNNNNNNNNNNNNNNNNNNNNNNNNNNNNNNNNNNNNNNNNNNNNNNNNNNNNNNNNNNNNNNNNNNNNNNNNNNNNNNNNNNNNNNNNNNNNNNNNNNNNNNNNNNNNNNNNNNNNNNNNNNNNNNNNNNNNNNNNNNNNNNNNNNNNNNNNNNNNNNNNNNNNNNNNNNNNNNNNNNNNNNNNNNNNNNNNNNNNNNNNNNNNNNNNNNNNNNNNNNNNNNNNNNNNNNNNNNNNNNNNNNNNNNNNNNNNNNNNNNNNNNNNNNNNNNNNNNNNNNNNNNNNNNNNNNNNNNNNNNNNNNNNNNNNNNNNNNNNNNNNNNNNNNNNNNNNNNNNNNNNNNNNNNNNNNNNNNNNNNNNNNNNNNNNNNNNNNNATATTTATCAATCACCTCATTTTCACGTGTTTTGGCCCCAAGTAGTTCAAActtttacttatgcataaattttactttcattgcacaatctcaaattaaaatggaatcattctttagtttaaattagttagtaattatacgatgGTAAAGTAATAacgaagtctcttgggaaacaatatccggtcttaccggttttactactttagcgatttggtatacttgccaaagtctcaacagccccgacgtctatatggcagaaattaaTGTTGCttacctacctgtcagacatatagacgtcagactcCTGCTAACTGAAGCCTATATGTCTgccaggtaggtgaatagtcactcttttcagcgctatagacgtcggatcccgcgACATTTACGTCTATATGCAATTGTAGACGTCAGTTGCCTCAATACCCGACGTCTAAAATCCtaccaggtatgtgaaaagtcattcgtttCCGCCCACGAGACGTCTCATCCCGCCAAGCCCGAGGTCTATatacaacacaaatattaatttttaaatcgaatggacgtcatATTTGTAAGGCGACCGACgtatatgcgattatagacatcggtgttgtgtacaacagacgtctaatttcttgttaaataatcCTTCGAACCAACGGTTTGCGAACCAACACTTTGATCATCTTTGCCTTTTCTCTCCGTTGCTCTGCATTTCCAGGtaagtttcctctccttttaagtatttaaagttgtttttactccgattaaagtaatgtttgatgtattatctctcatttgaaccgattaaaatgagttttcgttgtgttttggtgcagtttttttgttgtgtctttgtctAACGTAGTGCACATTCtctctttgctagtttcctcgtaaggaaaacttgcgttatttggatttcttatggcatttcaacccaaggacgaacttgggttgttgcctatgtccattccgaccgccaaCGAAAAAGTATACGATGTATTCTCATCGTATACTTTTTCGttggcggtcggaatggacctaggcaatgacccaggttcgtctttgggttgaaatgccatgagaaataaaaaagatgcaaatttttcttacaaagaaactagcaaaagaaagaggtgctactacgctaccccaagacacgacaaaaaccgcaccaaaacacaacgatcactttatagacgtcggttaatgttctaaccgacgtctatagtacccattgacgtcggttgatgtacaaactgacgtctatgatgtcccaAAGACGTTGGctaatgcaatgtttgacgacTTTATAGACGTCCAAAGTGTTGCAGACCAACGTCTaagttagacgtcggttagtgcaatgtCTGATGTCTTTGTAGACGTTGTTTTTTGAactgaaccgacgtctatttcGACATCGCACATACAAAAAatgacgtcccattaacgtcacctgtaaagacgtcggttaggtgacattaaaagcccaaaataactgacgtctaaagccctttcctGCACGTAAAGGAAGAAGGGGCCCAAATAAGAAGTCCCCTAGAGGAAAATCTCTACGCAGAAGTCCCGAACGGTCATATCAAAGGGACCTAAGGAATTTCCGGAAGTTTTGCTGGAGGAGGGTCGTCATCCTCGACTCGCAAGAAACACCTAAGGAATTTGAAAATTGTTCACATGTGGAGAGAAAACCTTAATCTTGGCTCCCCATTACCTTTACGGATGCCGACTTTCATGCTTCTTACCTTGATCAGGATGATCCCATCGTCATCACAGTCGAGATAGCTCCTGAGAATGGATTTGTTCGAAGACATAATAGCTCAATTTAATGAACAAATTATGGGTTTTGTAAGGGAAAAAGTTGATACTCATTGATATTTAGACTTGAGGACTTGGCTTGGAACAGCCGGAGAGGCGAAAAAACTCAGAATAAGATTTTTATTAGTAGAAGCACATACTTCGTATAATGCTCTATTGGAACGACCCTGCTCGAATGCCTTCGGAGCTATCGTATCCACTCTTCATTTGACTATGAA
This genomic stretch from Vigna radiata var. radiata cultivar VC1973A chromosome 7, Vradiata_ver6, whole genome shotgun sequence harbors:
- the LOC106766094 gene encoding uncharacterized protein LOC106766094, whose amino-acid sequence is MDVFKKLEITMPLTEALQQIPSYAKHMKQFLSKKKKYLEEGTIEVQGNCSAIMQKTLPSKFKDPGSFTIPCTIGNYEIGKALVDLGASINLMPLSMLHKIGGLEVKSTRMVLQMADKSIRHPYGGVEDVVIKIDKLQFPVDFVVMKMGEDAETPLILGRPFMKTAKVFIHVDKGTVLLKDQDDEVTFNVFEAGQQSQEKRTSPKAKNEVLSVTSLIGQAAQVVNKRVNCFSPKVEDDDGDKEEKLVHQHSIVESDEPKLGKPVTLKNRLWVIKALKANGVLEIEAPYSRRVKLVTRKVLKLCWCHERKKHTNIKNQI
- the LOC106766095 gene encoding uncharacterized protein LOC106766095, with protein sequence MASSSNPKRIKTIGHKKDKGKKKKSSIYSHHFLSKKNEDHFQVIQNRRLLMERQVEKLYLDAPDFGDELERRNWACILTYPEPASIAIVKEFYANARHFSDEEEPFLIYVRGRRVPFDALTINSFLGTDWPQDLASCEYTAARSDEFKDVDIEEVERVLCVLGGHFHRNHNGKPLHIKHSLLTPVNQYWVALIHANISPCSHVFDLITTRAILLYFILQGRQISLGQLIATENFDFAQSANPKAPLGYPSLITYLCALAGVDTSEAPFERPRQKIDGAYYRQHCMSNAAGIPAPGPQQHHEPVQTPQPAHQDPQDAFSMLEMRQMLQHLSAQGTSAGVGAQAMDEEGTEEVDSDGGTEIIEDNVDEDDD